GGCCGGGCTTGACGCCCTTGCCGTAGAGGTGGACGCGGACGGCCGGGTCGGCCAGGACGGTGGCGAGCGAGCCGACGAGGTCGGGGTTGCTGCCGCCGAGCACGTTGGTCATGACGGCGACGCCGTCGCGCAGCGCGGTGGAGCCCAGCGGCAGGTCGGCCACGGCGCGGAGGTGGTTCTCGAACTGGCTGGTCACGGCGCCCTCGATGGTCCAGTGCCCCGTGTTGTGCGGGCGCATCGCCAACTCGTTGACGACCACCTCGCCGTCGGGGCGCTCCATGAGCTCCACGGCCAGGATGCCGACGACGCCGAGCTCGTCGGCGAGCCGGCGTCCCAGCGCCTCGATCGCGGCGGCGCGCTCGGCGTCCAGGCCGGGGGCCGGGGTGGTGGTCTCGTGGCAGATGCCGGCGCGCTGCACCGTCTCGGTGACCGGGTAGGCGACCGCCTCGCCGCCGGGTCGGCGCGCGACCAGGACCGACATCTCGCGCGTGAACGGCACGTACTCCTCCGCGACGATCACCACGTCCTCGCGGGGGCCTCGTCGGTGGTGTCTCGTTCGGTCGGGCCGAGGGCGCGCTGCAGCGCCTCGAAGGGCGCGGACGCCTCGGCGGGGCCGTCCACCTTCCACACGCCCTTGCCGTCGTATCCGCCGCGGGACGTCTTGGCGATGACGGGCCAGCCGACCTCCGCGGCGAAGGCGGCCAGCTCGGCCTCGTCGGCGACGACGCGCCACGCGGGGCAGGGCGCCCCGAGCTCGGTCAGCCGGGCCCGCATCGCCGCCTTGTCCTGGGCGTACAGCAGGGCGGCCGGCCCCGGGCGGACCGCCGTGCCGGCGTCCTCGAGGGCGGCCAGCAGGTCGGTGGGGACGTGCTCGTGGTCGAAGGTGATCGCGTCGACGCCGCGGGCGAACGCCGTCAGCGTGGCGGGGTCGGTGTAGTCGCCCACCGTCGTCTCCGGGACCACGAGCGCCGCCGAGGTCTCGGGGCCCTCCGCGAGCAGGCGCACGCGCAGGCCGAGCGGGGTGGCCGCCTCGTCCATCATGCGGGCGAGCTGCCCGCCTCCGACGATGCCGATGTTGAGTTCCGTCACAAGCGGTCACGATACTGGGCGTTCGCCGCCCGCCTCATGCCAAGATGGCCGCATGACCGCTCACATCGTCGCGATGGGGGGTGGCGGGTTCGCCACGTCGCCGCTGGGCTCCCCCACCAATTTCGATCGCTACGTGGTCGAGCTGACCGGGAAACGGAGCCCGCTGGTGTGCTTCGTCCCGACCGCGTCGGCCGACGACCCCCAGTACATCAACAAGTTCCTCGTGGCCTACGGCACGCTCGGCATCCGCCCCATGGTGCTGACGCTGTGGCAGGACGCCGCCAACGCGGTGGCGCGCATCGCCGAGGCCGACCTCATCCTCGTCGGCAACGGCGCCACGGTGAACGCGCTGGCGCTGTGGAAGGCGCACGGCGTCGGCAAGGCCATCAAGCAGCGCTACGCGGCCGGGGACGTCGTGCTCGCCGGCACCTCCGCCGGCGCGAACGTGT
Above is a window of Propioniciclava coleopterorum DNA encoding:
- a CDS encoding Type 1 glutamine amidotransferase-like domain-containing protein gives rise to the protein MTAHIVAMGGGGFATSPLGSPTNFDRYVVELTGKRSPLVCFVPTASADDPQYINKFLVAYGTLGIRPMVLTLWQDAANAVARIAEADLILVGNGATVNALALWKAHGVGKAIKQRYAAGDVVLAGTSAGANVWFEGCVTDSFGDFRAYRGGLGLEKGSFCSHFDSEDGRVGVYTDAVSSGDLPGGWAADDGAGVHYADGAFAGCIAEAPGQRVFSIQPSDLPTASGVVVEQQKVELL